A region from the Aquila chrysaetos chrysaetos chromosome 15, bAquChr1.4, whole genome shotgun sequence genome encodes:
- the SLC30A3 gene encoding zinc transporter 3 isoform X1: MEPPIGTESARLVSPRGGRADGSLRLKSLFAGSQDPLAPPMPPALAPHCRCSPPVPSPGRGRLQARRQLSVACTVCCVFMVGEVIGGYLAHSLAIMTDAAHLLTDVGSMSVSLFSLWVSTRPPTKTMSYGWHRSETLGALASVLSIWVVTGALVYLAAARIVSNDYEIEARAMLATSASAVGVNLVMAYILHQSPAGHSHSHGAGGYEQLESTGGCPPGHAALPGSTSVRAAFVHVVGDLLQSVGVLVAATIIYFKPQCKIADPISTLFFSVFVLGSTFTILRDVFRVLMEGTPRGLEFDAVKEVLLGVSGVKGAHDLHLWALTLSHHAVSVHVAVEASADPETVLREASTQLQSKFGFASCTVQVERYQEEMAACQHCQDPRA, translated from the exons TCTGTTTGCAGGCTCCCAGGACCCCCTGGCACCGCCGATGCCCCCGGCTCTGGCTCCCCACTGCCGCTGCAgcccccctgtccccagccctggccgGGGCAGGCTCCAGGCCCGCCGGCAGCTGAGCGTCGCCTGCACCGTCTGCTGCGTCTTCATGGTCGGGGAGGTGATAG GCGGGTACCTGGCGCACAGCCTGGCCATCATGACGGATGCAGCCCACCTGCTGACGGATGTGGGCAGCATGTCCGTCAGCCTCTTCTCCCTCTGGGTCTCCACCCGTCCACCCACCAAGACCATGAGCTATGGCTGGCACCGCTCAG AGACGCTGGGTGCGCTGGCCTCTGTCCTCTCCATCTGGGTTGTGACCGGGGCCCTTGTCTACCTGGCGGCCGCCCGCATTGTCAGCAACGACTACGAGATTGAGGCGCGAGCCATGCTGGCTACATCCGCCAGCGCCGTTGGCGTCAACCTGGT CATGGCCTACATCCTGCACCAGTCCCCCGCCGGCCACAGCCACAGCCACGGTGCAGGGGGCTACGAGCAGCTGGAGAGCACTGGGGGCTGCCCACCCGGCCATGCCGCCCTGCCTGGCAGCACCAGTGTCCGCGCGGCCTTCGTCCACGTGGTGGGTGACCTGCTGCAGAGCGTTGGCGTCCTCGTGGCTGCCACCATCATCTACTTCAAG ccccAGTGCAAGATCGCAGACCCCATCAGCACGCTCTTCTTCTCGGTCTTCGTCCTTGGCTCCACCTTCACCATCCTCAGGGACGTCTTCAGAGTCCTCATGGAAG GGACGCCGCGGGGCCTCGAGTTTGACGCGGTGAaggaggtgctgctgggggTGAGCGGGGTGAAGGGCGCCCATGACCTGCACCTCTGGGCCCTGACGCTGAGCCACCACGCCGTGTCAGTGCACGTGGCTGTCG AGGCCAGCGCCGACCCCGAGACCGTGCTGCGGGAAGCCAGCacccagctgcagagcaagTTCGGCTTTGCCTCATGCACGGTGCAGGTGGAGCGGTACCAGGAGGAGATGGCAGCCTGCCAGCACTGCCAGGACCCCCGTGCCTGA
- the SLC30A3 gene encoding zinc transporter 3 isoform X2 encodes MPPALAPHCRCSPPVPSPGRGRLQARRQLSVACTVCCVFMVGEVIGGYLAHSLAIMTDAAHLLTDVGSMSVSLFSLWVSTRPPTKTMSYGWHRSETLGALASVLSIWVVTGALVYLAAARIVSNDYEIEARAMLATSASAVGVNLVMAYILHQSPAGHSHSHGAGGYEQLESTGGCPPGHAALPGSTSVRAAFVHVVGDLLQSVGVLVAATIIYFKPQCKIADPISTLFFSVFVLGSTFTILRDVFRVLMEGTPRGLEFDAVKEVLLGVSGVKGAHDLHLWALTLSHHAVSVHVAVEASADPETVLREASTQLQSKFGFASCTVQVERYQEEMAACQHCQDPRA; translated from the exons ATGCCCCCGGCTCTGGCTCCCCACTGCCGCTGCAgcccccctgtccccagccctggccgGGGCAGGCTCCAGGCCCGCCGGCAGCTGAGCGTCGCCTGCACCGTCTGCTGCGTCTTCATGGTCGGGGAGGTGATAG GCGGGTACCTGGCGCACAGCCTGGCCATCATGACGGATGCAGCCCACCTGCTGACGGATGTGGGCAGCATGTCCGTCAGCCTCTTCTCCCTCTGGGTCTCCACCCGTCCACCCACCAAGACCATGAGCTATGGCTGGCACCGCTCAG AGACGCTGGGTGCGCTGGCCTCTGTCCTCTCCATCTGGGTTGTGACCGGGGCCCTTGTCTACCTGGCGGCCGCCCGCATTGTCAGCAACGACTACGAGATTGAGGCGCGAGCCATGCTGGCTACATCCGCCAGCGCCGTTGGCGTCAACCTGGT CATGGCCTACATCCTGCACCAGTCCCCCGCCGGCCACAGCCACAGCCACGGTGCAGGGGGCTACGAGCAGCTGGAGAGCACTGGGGGCTGCCCACCCGGCCATGCCGCCCTGCCTGGCAGCACCAGTGTCCGCGCGGCCTTCGTCCACGTGGTGGGTGACCTGCTGCAGAGCGTTGGCGTCCTCGTGGCTGCCACCATCATCTACTTCAAG ccccAGTGCAAGATCGCAGACCCCATCAGCACGCTCTTCTTCTCGGTCTTCGTCCTTGGCTCCACCTTCACCATCCTCAGGGACGTCTTCAGAGTCCTCATGGAAG GGACGCCGCGGGGCCTCGAGTTTGACGCGGTGAaggaggtgctgctgggggTGAGCGGGGTGAAGGGCGCCCATGACCTGCACCTCTGGGCCCTGACGCTGAGCCACCACGCCGTGTCAGTGCACGTGGCTGTCG AGGCCAGCGCCGACCCCGAGACCGTGCTGCGGGAAGCCAGCacccagctgcagagcaagTTCGGCTTTGCCTCATGCACGGTGCAGGTGGAGCGGTACCAGGAGGAGATGGCAGCCTGCCAGCACTGCCAGGACCCCCGTGCCTGA